The proteins below come from a single Chitinophaga pinensis DSM 2588 genomic window:
- a CDS encoding SusC/RagA family TonB-linked outer membrane protein: MKEFYVRHMRLQEKYASILYLLLLFSSLLLTEGVRAQHSSMLDGKFVSVTIRRQPLSAILDTLQAKTGVLLNSSLNGEEIYSIDVNNKSLRFTLEKLFRKKQVKVQELVNLNMVKIQPRETADKMDKNADTGKSLSPDVPVNVLHYRITGQVIDEDGLPLPGASIQVKGKKEGAGSDTAGNFTFLSTAAKPHVMVTFMGYEGQERQLQTGQKEVIILRQADNSLDGVTVVGYMDNSNRYSSGSVSKVTAKDIEGSVTGNPLLSIQGRIPGMVITQSSGVTGAAIKVNLRGINSLFNGSDPLYIVNGTQLPGYGEQINQLPSIASQNEDGGISPFTIFGLYDIESMYILKDAVATAAYGSRGANGVVIINTKKGEKGKLKVTVDYMYGLNSVSRKLSLLNTQQYISMRKEAFRNDTIDPNSMPGTPGYAPDLTLWDTTRYTDWQKMLRGRLAGMNDLNISISGGTKYTRLLLSTGIYREGTVYSKDMSYLRSTINLAADHQSKDGRFKLGVYANYSVDNNQLFSPTSSGETLAPNAPKPYDAHHNLVWQEGGESFANPMAERLKRYSMVKNNLIVNVTPSYEILPDLRLKANIGLTGVNVYENSLLPIASQNPYTDSTVTGSASFATGKYKSLMFDPVLEFKKHLKQGDFTLLSGYSFQHATSDISSVTGYGYTDDVYLRFLDRAPLKNNNFTPESSQYRYGAFFTQFNYKYNQTYILDMTFRRDGSSKFSPERRFGNFWATGVAWIFSKEKFFQPLNSFVRYGKLRSSIGVTGNDKIENYKYLDTWSPVSGGPYQGTSGLRPDALYNPAYSWETCRKIEFGLDLEFTPVDMYMSLVYFTNRSSNQLVRYNLPSQTGFSDILKNIDAAIRNSGWEFTFDATIVKSGDFKLFTGVNLTVPRSRLLRFEKLSTSAYYGSYVIGKSVKVLNKLHVDGVDPATGLFIIQDRDGANGYTVNDYQVIGHLDPYWFGGFRLGVSWKAFELNLLGDFRKQMAPNYLYATYIRNALPGAAVNQATEVLDRWSQYGDNAIYPRFSTMSGGDVYSDRTRIINSDKAYSDATFMKLRNVYIYYTLPARLFSKLKLENIRIYCKAQHLFTITRYKAGDPETASPFALPPLRTVAMGVRASF, translated from the coding sequence ATGAAGGAATTTTATGTACGTCATATGCGACTTCAGGAGAAATATGCCAGCATCCTATATCTGTTGCTGCTTTTTTCGTCATTGTTGCTTACTGAAGGCGTTCGTGCACAGCATAGCTCTATGCTGGACGGTAAGTTTGTGTCTGTCACTATCAGGCGGCAGCCACTGTCAGCTATTTTGGACACATTACAGGCAAAGACGGGTGTTTTATTGAATAGTTCTCTCAACGGGGAAGAGATATATAGTATAGATGTAAATAATAAATCACTGCGCTTTACCCTGGAAAAGCTATTTCGGAAAAAACAGGTAAAGGTGCAGGAGCTGGTAAACCTTAATATGGTCAAGATCCAGCCGCGCGAGACGGCAGATAAAATGGACAAAAATGCTGATACCGGTAAGTCTTTATCACCGGATGTACCCGTTAACGTTTTACATTATCGTATAACGGGCCAGGTGATTGACGAGGATGGCCTTCCACTACCGGGCGCTAGTATTCAGGTGAAAGGAAAAAAAGAAGGGGCGGGTTCAGATACCGCAGGAAACTTCACTTTCCTCTCCACAGCAGCGAAGCCGCATGTAATGGTCACTTTTATGGGATATGAGGGACAGGAGCGTCAGCTGCAGACCGGTCAGAAAGAAGTAATTATTCTCAGACAGGCGGATAACAGCCTGGATGGGGTAACGGTAGTAGGGTATATGGATAACTCAAACAGGTACTCTTCCGGTTCCGTATCCAAGGTAACGGCGAAGGACATTGAAGGCAGTGTCACCGGCAATCCGCTTTTGTCCATACAGGGACGCATACCCGGTATGGTGATCACACAATCCAGCGGTGTGACCGGCGCTGCCATTAAAGTAAATCTCCGGGGCATCAACTCACTATTCAACGGGTCTGATCCTTTATATATTGTGAACGGTACACAGTTGCCCGGTTATGGGGAGCAGATCAATCAGCTGCCTTCCATTGCCTCCCAGAATGAGGATGGCGGTATAAGTCCGTTTACCATCTTCGGGCTATATGATATTGAATCCATGTATATCCTGAAAGATGCGGTCGCGACTGCTGCCTATGGTAGCAGAGGAGCTAACGGCGTGGTGATTATTAATACGAAAAAAGGAGAAAAAGGGAAGCTGAAAGTCACGGTGGATTATATGTACGGCCTCAACAGCGTCTCCCGCAAATTATCCCTGCTGAATACGCAACAGTACATCAGTATGCGGAAGGAGGCATTCCGGAATGATACAATTGATCCTAATAGTATGCCCGGAACGCCTGGTTATGCGCCGGATCTTACCTTGTGGGATACGACCCGGTATACAGACTGGCAGAAAATGCTGAGAGGCAGACTGGCCGGCATGAATGACCTGAACATCAGCATCTCCGGTGGCACCAAGTATACAAGATTGTTACTGAGTACGGGTATCTACCGGGAAGGGACCGTTTATTCGAAAGATATGTCCTATCTGCGTAGTACCATCAATCTGGCGGCAGATCATCAGTCTAAAGACGGGCGGTTTAAACTGGGCGTATATGCGAACTATTCCGTAGATAACAACCAATTGTTCAGTCCAACGTCTTCGGGAGAAACGTTAGCGCCGAATGCGCCAAAGCCTTATGATGCGCATCATAACCTGGTGTGGCAGGAAGGCGGAGAGTCTTTTGCCAATCCCATGGCGGAAAGACTGAAGCGCTATTCCATGGTCAAGAATAACCTGATCGTGAATGTGACACCTTCTTACGAGATCCTGCCTGATCTGCGCCTGAAAGCCAATATCGGTCTGACAGGCGTCAACGTATACGAAAACAGCTTATTACCTATCGCGTCCCAGAATCCCTACACCGATAGTACGGTTACCGGTAGCGCTTCTTTTGCTACCGGTAAGTATAAAAGTCTGATGTTCGACCCTGTACTGGAGTTTAAAAAGCATCTCAAACAGGGCGATTTTACTTTATTGAGTGGTTATTCATTTCAACATGCGACCTCTGATATTTCGTCCGTTACCGGATATGGATATACCGATGATGTATACCTCCGTTTTCTTGACCGGGCGCCGCTAAAGAACAATAATTTTACGCCGGAATCGAGTCAGTACAGGTATGGCGCTTTCTTTACGCAGTTCAACTATAAATACAATCAGACCTATATTCTTGATATGACTTTCCGCCGGGATGGTAGTAGTAAGTTCAGTCCGGAGCGCCGTTTTGGTAATTTCTGGGCAACCGGCGTCGCATGGATCTTTTCAAAAGAAAAGTTCTTTCAGCCGCTGAACAGTTTTGTGCGCTATGGTAAACTACGCAGTAGTATTGGTGTCACCGGTAATGATAAAATTGAAAACTATAAGTATCTTGATACCTGGTCGCCTGTATCCGGCGGACCTTACCAGGGTACATCCGGACTCAGACCCGATGCATTGTATAATCCTGCCTATTCCTGGGAAACCTGCCGTAAAATAGAATTCGGACTGGACCTGGAGTTTACACCGGTGGATATGTATATGTCGCTGGTGTATTTTACCAACCGCAGCTCCAATCAGCTGGTGAGGTATAATCTGCCTTCACAGACAGGTTTTAGCGATATTCTGAAGAATATAGATGCTGCTATCCGAAACAGTGGCTGGGAGTTTACGTTCGATGCCACAATTGTCAAAAGCGGCGATTTTAAGCTGTTTACAGGCGTTAATCTGACCGTGCCGAGAAGTAGGCTACTCCGCTTTGAAAAGTTGTCTACATCTGCTTATTATGGCTCTTACGTGATTGGTAAGTCAGTGAAGGTGCTCAATAAATTACATGTAGATGGGGTAGATCCTGCAACAGGTCTTTTTATCATTCAGGACAGGGACGGCGCCAATGGCTACACTGTCAATGATTACCAGGTAATAGGTCATCTGGATCCTTACTGGTTCGGCGGATTTCGCCTGGGGGTGAGCTGGAAGGCATTTGAACTGAACCTGCTGGGCGATTTCAGAAAACAGATGGCTCCCAACTATCTGTATGCGACTTATATCAGAAATGCGCTTCCAGGAGCGGCGGTTAATCAAGCTACAGAAGTACTTGACCGCTGGAGTCAATATGGCGATAATGCTATTTACCCGAGATTTTCCACGATGTCCGGCGGAGATGTATATAGCGATCGTACCCGTATTATTAACTCTGACAAGGCGTATTCAGACGCCACTTTCATGAAACTGAGAAACGTTTACATCTATTATACATTGCCTGCTCGTTTGTTTTCAAAGTTAAAACTGGAGAATATCAGGATCTATTGCAAGGCACAGCATCTATTCACTATTACGCGGTATAAGGCGGGTGATCCTGAAACTGCGAGTCCGTTTGCGCTGCCTCCGCTAAGAACGGTGGCGATGGGCGTAAGGGCGTCTTTTTAA
- a CDS encoding RagB/SusD family nutrient uptake outer membrane protein: MKRTVIKSITAKYFLYIFLAAVCVTACSKMLDVPVPDNKTIGKQVFANKDSAAAAVSGIYSVLSLSTNLISGATSVYTGVYCDELVYTAAQPSIVEFYNAALSADNTTVREFFWNAAYRYIYSVNACIEGLEGSKDIPAALKNQLLGECHFLRALIYFHLTNCFGAVPLVKLTSYLENERMPRTPVTTVEGFIESELVTAKTLLATAYPSTDRARANKWSAGALLATYYLHRKQWAAAEREATDVINAGYYRLEPLNNVFLAVSNEAIFQLQPVLTGYNTMEGNWLIPAGAARPSFALTDSLLAAFEPGDKRLTEWVRSKTVSGRAYYYPFKYRKRSDFSPGFVPTEYTTVLRLAEMYLLRAECRLALGQLPGAIEDIDMVRRRAELPLIEQTDPEITAEELSIKIMHERRIELFGEWGHRWYDLRRSGKVNEVMKAIKTRWQDTDTLWPIPASQILLNPALEQNPGYK, from the coding sequence ATGAAAAGAACAGTCATTAAAAGCATTACAGCGAAATACTTTTTATATATATTCTTAGCGGCTGTTTGTGTGACAGCCTGCTCAAAAATGCTGGACGTACCCGTACCTGATAACAAGACGATCGGGAAACAGGTATTTGCTAATAAGGATTCTGCGGCGGCAGCGGTATCCGGTATTTATTCAGTACTTTCCTTGTCTACGAATCTGATATCCGGCGCTACCAGCGTTTATACAGGGGTGTATTGTGATGAACTGGTCTATACGGCCGCACAACCTTCCATCGTTGAATTCTATAACGCAGCCCTGTCTGCAGATAATACCACCGTCCGGGAGTTTTTCTGGAACGCGGCTTACCGCTATATCTACAGTGTGAATGCCTGTATAGAAGGCTTGGAGGGCAGTAAAGATATACCTGCTGCGCTGAAGAATCAGTTGCTGGGAGAGTGTCACTTCCTCCGGGCACTGATCTACTTCCATCTGACCAATTGTTTTGGCGCCGTTCCTCTTGTGAAACTGACATCCTACCTGGAAAACGAACGGATGCCCAGGACGCCCGTCACCACCGTAGAAGGTTTTATAGAAAGCGAGCTGGTTACTGCCAAAACATTGTTGGCTACGGCATATCCATCGACAGACAGGGCCCGGGCTAATAAGTGGTCGGCAGGCGCATTGCTGGCAACCTATTACCTGCACAGGAAACAATGGGCTGCGGCAGAGCGGGAAGCGACAGATGTGATCAACGCGGGTTATTACAGACTGGAACCCTTGAATAATGTATTCCTGGCAGTTAGTAATGAAGCTATTTTCCAGTTACAGCCGGTATTGACAGGATATAATACCATGGAGGGAAACTGGTTGATCCCTGCGGGAGCTGCCCGGCCAAGTTTTGCATTGACGGATTCGCTGCTGGCTGCATTTGAACCGGGTGATAAACGGCTGACAGAATGGGTGCGAAGCAAAACAGTATCAGGGAGAGCTTATTATTATCCTTTTAAGTATAGAAAAAGGAGTGATTTTTCACCTGGGTTTGTTCCGACAGAATATACGACGGTGTTGAGACTTGCAGAAATGTATCTTTTAAGGGCAGAATGTCGTTTAGCATTGGGACAACTACCTGGCGCAATAGAAGACATCGATATGGTACGCAGAAGGGCGGAATTGCCATTGATTGAACAGACTGACCCCGAGATTACAGCGGAAGAACTTTCAATAAAGATCATGCATGAGCGAAGAATAGAGCTGTTTGGTGAATGGGGGCATCGCTGGTATGATCTCAGGAGAAGCGGAAAGGTAAATGAGGTGATGAAGGCTATAAAAACACGTTGGCAGGATACAGATACACTATGGCCCATTCCTGCTTCGCAGATATTGCTTAATCCGGCATTGGAACAAAATCCGGGATATAAGTGA
- a CDS encoding MauE/DoxX family redox-associated membrane protein, translated as MKARDIILLACYFLFTSMFLYAAVSKLMTYQVFVVQMQRQPFSDAYGRFLTWAIPAAEILFSFMMVTTAFRKLGLYLSTSLMICFTGYIILVQFRYYGKIPCSCGGAISKLSWTQHLLFNLFFVAIGFLGIYLERRAESLQFITTERTSS; from the coding sequence ATGAAAGCCAGGGACATTATTTTGCTTGCGTGCTATTTTCTGTTTACGAGCATGTTTCTTTATGCTGCAGTTTCCAAATTAATGACGTACCAGGTTTTTGTGGTGCAGATGCAACGTCAGCCGTTCTCGGACGCATATGGCAGATTTCTGACGTGGGCAATTCCGGCAGCAGAAATACTATTCTCATTTATGATGGTAACAACTGCCTTTCGTAAACTAGGGCTTTATCTGTCGACTTCCTTAATGATCTGTTTCACCGGTTATATTATACTGGTACAGTTCCGTTACTATGGGAAGATTCCCTGTAGTTGTGGTGGCGCGATATCTAAACTATCGTGGACACAGCACCTGTTATTCAACTTATTCTTTGTGGCTATCGGATTTCTTGGCATCTATCTCGAACGACGTGCAGAATCATTACAATTCATTACAACAGAACGTACATCTAGCTAA
- a CDS encoding nuclear transport factor 2 family protein: MQNLELSKKEKVAVLLTSLGTGMKTPLTYIDAQHYVQHNQRIGKGLQGFKHYLKEWPRNAFVRIVRLMEDGDFVFAHVEYHFEILMIGFSVFRFENDRIVEHWDNLQISSGEDSIRPSHARSINITEHQRTVQNKQLAKCTVEDVLVKKGDTTICSRYLAEQVKFQHYSCAWIQDQTTPPAIQYNKIHRVLGEGNFALVVSEGRQSDYAAAFYDLFRIENGKVAEHWNTTEEIVPMGAS; encoded by the coding sequence ATGCAGAATTTAGAACTATCAAAGAAGGAGAAAGTGGCTGTACTGCTGACCAGTCTGGGCACGGGTATGAAAACGCCGCTGACTTACATAGACGCACAACACTATGTACAACATAACCAGCGCATAGGGAAAGGTTTACAAGGGTTTAAACACTACCTGAAAGAATGGCCCAGGAATGCTTTTGTTCGTATCGTCAGACTTATGGAAGACGGCGATTTTGTATTTGCACATGTGGAGTATCATTTTGAAATATTGATGATCGGATTTAGTGTTTTCAGATTCGAAAATGACAGAATAGTAGAGCATTGGGATAATCTGCAGATATCTTCCGGCGAAGATAGTATAAGGCCGTCACACGCCCGTTCCATAAATATCACAGAACATCAGCGAACCGTACAAAATAAACAGCTGGCCAAATGTACAGTGGAAGATGTGCTGGTGAAGAAAGGAGATACTACTATTTGCTCCCGCTATTTAGCCGAACAGGTGAAGTTTCAGCATTACTCCTGTGCCTGGATACAGGATCAGACGACACCGCCAGCCATTCAATACAATAAGATACACCGGGTATTAGGCGAAGGGAACTTCGCACTTGTTGTCAGCGAAGGCAGACAATCAGATTATGCCGCGGCCTTCTATGACCTCTTTAGGATAGAAAACGGGAAGGTAGCCGAACATTGGAATACCACCGAAGAGATTGTTCCAATGGGCGCCTCATAA
- a CDS encoding NADH-quinone oxidoreductase subunit N: MNKLQLLSLLPFMVLAVASVVVILLIAFRASHTVIQVTGFMMMCLVVFATWYVKDTLPRLVPPLFIVDGQAALFTGLIIFSVLVVGLLSYIYFEEREENPKEYYILLFLATLGGAILTISQHFISFFIGLELLSVSLYALIAYLRTRNHAIEAGMKYLVLAAMSSAFLLFGMALIYMETGTMTFPGIAEKLSDGISSPLFLFGTGAMIVAIGFKLGLVPFHLWIADVYQGAPSPVTAFIATTSKIGAFAVLLRFAQTVNLHEYPLMITVFSVIAVASMIMGNVLALRQQNLKRLLAYSSIAHFGYLLVAFLPGSKAGTEATIFYLAAYSVTLLAAFGVIVLLSTGDEEADRIENYQGLIWRKPVLGTILTVALFSLAGIPLTAGFLAKFMVLSAGVQQSLWPLLIVLVLTSVIGLYYYLRIISTLFATADRPVTIPGPRHPFFYFSTYAALVVLAGALCWLGIFPGMVLQGIRSFLLLH; this comes from the coding sequence ATGAATAAACTGCAATTATTATCGCTGCTGCCTTTCATGGTACTGGCTGTCGCCTCGGTAGTCGTCATACTACTGATCGCCTTCCGGGCCAGTCATACGGTGATTCAGGTAACAGGGTTTATGATGATGTGCCTCGTCGTCTTTGCTACCTGGTATGTGAAAGACACCTTGCCCCGACTGGTACCACCGCTGTTTATTGTAGACGGACAAGCCGCCCTGTTTACAGGACTGATCATTTTCAGCGTCCTGGTGGTGGGTTTACTGTCTTATATCTACTTTGAGGAACGGGAAGAGAATCCCAAGGAATACTATATTCTTCTGTTCCTGGCCACATTAGGCGGAGCCATTCTGACGATCAGTCAGCATTTCATTTCCTTCTTCATCGGACTGGAATTGCTGAGTGTAAGTTTATATGCACTGATCGCTTATCTGCGCACCCGTAATCATGCCATAGAAGCCGGTATGAAATACCTGGTACTGGCAGCCATGTCATCCGCGTTCCTCCTGTTTGGTATGGCGCTGATCTATATGGAAACAGGCACCATGACATTCCCAGGTATTGCCGAAAAACTGAGTGACGGCATCTCCTCTCCGCTGTTTTTATTCGGTACAGGAGCAATGATCGTGGCCATCGGGTTTAAACTCGGATTGGTTCCCTTTCATCTCTGGATAGCAGATGTCTACCAGGGAGCACCTTCTCCTGTTACTGCCTTTATTGCCACCACGTCAAAGATCGGAGCCTTTGCTGTATTGCTGCGTTTTGCGCAAACGGTGAACCTGCATGAGTATCCATTGATGATAACAGTGTTTTCTGTGATCGCTGTTGCATCCATGATCATGGGGAATGTACTGGCTTTACGGCAGCAGAATCTGAAAAGACTGCTGGCCTATTCTTCTATTGCGCATTTCGGTTATCTGCTGGTGGCTTTTTTACCCGGTAGCAAGGCTGGCACAGAGGCCACTATTTTCTATCTGGCGGCTTATTCTGTCACTTTACTGGCCGCCTTCGGCGTGATCGTGCTGTTATCAACCGGTGATGAAGAAGCAGACCGTATTGAGAACTACCAGGGACTGATATGGCGTAAACCTGTATTGGGAACCATCCTGACGGTGGCCTTATTCTCCCTGGCCGGTATTCCGCTGACAGCAGGATTTCTGGCCAAGTTTATGGTGTTATCCGCGGGTGTGCAACAGTCTTTATGGCCACTGCTGATAGTCCTGGTACTGACAAGCGTTATTGGTTTATACTACTATCTGCGGATTATCAGTACACTGTTTGCCACTGCTGACCGACCCGTAACGATACCAGGACCAAGACATCCTTTCTTCTATTTCTCTACGTATGCGGCACTGGTAGTATTGGCTGGCGCACTTTGCTGGCTGGGGATCTTTCCGGGAATGGTGCTTCAGGGTATACGCAGCTTTTTACTACTGCATTAA
- a CDS encoding NuoM family protein, with product MIIVLLAGGLLCWFPGRQSSGYPRWIALLTVSADMILACCLCWLYHEFPDKSSWFINYQINWIPSMGVSLHVALDGFGMVLLLLTFFLGILAVLCSWNEIREKTGFYYFNLLWTLAGISGVFVAMDLFLFYFCWEVMLIPMYLLIILWGDSRRRYAAYKFFLFTQAGSLLMLLSILALYFIHGQQTGQYTFDYFELLRTTFKGDTAWWIMAGFMIAFTIKLPIVPFHNWLPDAHSEAPTAGSLLLAGLLLKTGAYGIIRFVLPLFPEASVAIAWWAMLFGVIGIIYGAFLAFSQTDIKRLIAYTSVSHMGFVLTGIFSFSEIAMQGVVMQMLTHGLSTGALFVMAGMLKERLHTRDITKMGGLWTSMPAMGGAAILFTMASSGLPLLGNFIAEFFILLGTFTVNVLFSVLASVGLVLSALYGLRLLQRVFMGAIVVSNPVRDLSTREMLIMAALSVSIVALGLYPQPVIDTVHHLSFTLQPLLHE from the coding sequence ATGATAATTGTATTGCTGGCAGGCGGACTACTTTGCTGGTTCCCGGGGAGACAATCCTCCGGATATCCCAGGTGGATCGCACTGCTGACAGTCAGCGCAGATATGATACTGGCCTGCTGTTTATGCTGGCTATATCATGAATTCCCAGATAAAAGTTCCTGGTTTATCAACTACCAGATCAACTGGATACCTTCTATGGGTGTGAGTCTGCATGTGGCGCTGGATGGCTTTGGTATGGTACTGCTGTTGCTGACATTTTTCCTAGGCATCCTGGCCGTTTTATGTTCCTGGAATGAGATCCGGGAAAAAACAGGTTTCTATTACTTCAACCTTCTATGGACACTGGCAGGCATCAGCGGCGTATTTGTCGCCATGGACCTGTTCCTGTTTTATTTCTGCTGGGAAGTGATGCTGATACCCATGTACCTGCTGATCATTCTCTGGGGAGATAGCCGCCGTCGTTATGCAGCTTACAAATTCTTTTTATTTACGCAGGCGGGTAGTCTGCTGATGCTGTTATCTATCCTGGCATTATATTTCATACACGGTCAACAAACCGGCCAATACACTTTTGACTATTTTGAACTGCTGCGCACAACATTCAAAGGAGATACCGCCTGGTGGATCATGGCTGGTTTCATGATCGCGTTTACCATCAAATTACCCATAGTGCCGTTTCACAACTGGTTGCCCGATGCGCATAGTGAAGCGCCTACGGCGGGTAGTCTGTTGCTGGCTGGATTGCTGTTAAAGACGGGGGCTTATGGTATTATCAGATTCGTATTGCCCCTGTTTCCGGAAGCGTCTGTCGCTATTGCCTGGTGGGCCATGCTATTTGGTGTGATCGGTATTATTTATGGAGCTTTCCTGGCCTTCTCACAGACAGATATTAAACGACTGATCGCGTACACGTCTGTCAGTCATATGGGCTTTGTACTGACAGGCATCTTCTCCTTTAGCGAAATCGCCATGCAGGGTGTTGTGATGCAGATGCTGACACATGGTCTGAGTACCGGCGCGCTCTTCGTAATGGCCGGTATGTTGAAGGAAAGACTGCATACCAGGGATATTACAAAAATGGGCGGTTTATGGACGTCCATGCCGGCTATGGGCGGAGCTGCCATCTTGTTTACAATGGCATCTTCCGGACTGCCTTTGCTAGGCAACTTCATTGCGGAGTTCTTTATACTGCTGGGTACATTTACGGTGAATGTGCTGTTTAGTGTACTGGCTTCCGTCGGACTGGTACTATCTGCCCTGTACGGCTTACGTTTATTACAGCGCGTGTTTATGGGCGCTATTGTCGTCTCAAATCCGGTCAGAGATCTCAGTACCCGGGAGATGCTGATCATGGCTGCCTTAAGCGTAAGCATTGTAGCGCTGGGTTTATATCCGCAACCGGTAATCGATACGGTACATCATTTATCGTTCACCCTTCAGCCTTTACTACATGAATAA
- the nuoL gene encoding NADH-quinone oxidoreductase subunit L — MQQYLYLIPAMPLIGFLLLITGGAHFPRYVTAIIGAGSICMSAIIAITMGAQFLLYPPLESVYHQQLWHWFNIGKLHADIGLQLDAMSLVFVCIITFIGALIHIYSIAFMEHDRDYARFFASMNLFVCSMLLLVMANNLVLVYLGWEGVGLCSFLLIGFWYESEANCMAARKAFVITRIGDTAMIIGLFLLFRELGTLNIREILALAPQHFTSGNTTITWIALLLLAGGMGKSAQLPLQTWLPDAMAGPSPVSALIHAATMVTAGVYLIARMHTIFELSPFTMHLTAVIGALTLLMAGCSAMVQTDIKRILAYSTISQIGYMFLALGIGAWSAAIFHFFTHAFFKALLFLAAGAVIETLHHEHNIFKMGGLRKEMPLIFRTFVIGAAALAAVPFVTAGFFSKDEILWFAWSAQDGHPLLWITGLSGAFITAFYSTRLVLVVFWGERQIMPGKLPSRAMNIPLVILAICSVGAGWIHLPHLTQVLPATILKPAHPEEIIFQSLAILTTLLGIMTGYMLYYLYPHTIREWKESEGLMAVRNFFYAGWKFDQLYEILFVRPFVYITQVNRNDVTDKIYSGIAAIHIQLNKFLSVSQNGSLRWYVAGVLIGILFIITLQILR, encoded by the coding sequence ATGCAACAGTATCTGTATCTTATTCCTGCTATGCCGCTGATCGGTTTTCTGTTACTGATAACAGGCGGCGCACACTTCCCCCGGTATGTTACCGCGATAATAGGCGCTGGCAGCATATGTATGTCAGCGATCATCGCTATCACAATGGGCGCGCAATTCTTATTATATCCTCCGCTGGAAAGTGTATATCATCAACAGTTATGGCACTGGTTCAATATCGGAAAGTTACATGCAGATATCGGTCTTCAGCTGGATGCGATGTCGCTGGTCTTTGTGTGTATCATCACGTTTATAGGCGCGCTGATTCATATCTACTCCATTGCCTTTATGGAACATGACAGAGACTATGCCCGCTTCTTTGCTTCGATGAACCTCTTTGTCTGCTCCATGTTACTACTGGTCATGGCCAATAACCTGGTGTTAGTATACCTGGGCTGGGAAGGCGTTGGCTTGTGTAGTTTTCTGCTGATCGGCTTCTGGTATGAAAGTGAAGCCAATTGCATGGCCGCCAGAAAGGCATTTGTGATCACCCGTATCGGAGATACGGCTATGATCATCGGATTGTTCCTGTTATTCCGAGAACTTGGCACCCTTAATATCCGGGAGATACTGGCACTCGCGCCACAACATTTTACATCAGGGAATACAACGATTACCTGGATTGCACTCCTGTTACTGGCGGGCGGTATGGGTAAATCGGCCCAACTGCCACTACAGACCTGGTTACCCGATGCCATGGCCGGCCCCTCTCCTGTCAGTGCGTTGATACATGCCGCTACGATGGTAACAGCCGGCGTATACCTGATTGCCAGGATGCATACTATTTTCGAACTTTCGCCTTTTACCATGCACCTTACCGCCGTCATCGGCGCCCTGACCTTACTAATGGCTGGTTGCAGTGCCATGGTACAAACGGATATTAAAAGAATATTGGCTTATTCAACGATCAGTCAGATCGGCTACATGTTCCTGGCCCTTGGCATAGGCGCCTGGAGCGCTGCCATTTTCCATTTCTTTACACATGCCTTTTTCAAGGCCCTCTTATTCCTGGCTGCCGGTGCCGTCATAGAAACCCTGCACCATGAGCATAACATCTTTAAAATGGGCGGCCTCAGAAAGGAGATGCCTTTGATCTTCCGCACCTTTGTCATCGGTGCCGCAGCGCTGGCGGCAGTGCCATTTGTTACGGCCGGCTTTTTTAGCAAAGATGAAATACTCTGGTTTGCCTGGAGCGCACAGGATGGTCACCCCCTCTTATGGATTACAGGGCTATCAGGAGCCTTTATAACGGCTTTTTATTCCACCCGGCTGGTATTGGTCGTATTCTGGGGAGAAAGGCAAATCATGCCCGGTAAATTGCCTTCCAGGGCCATGAATATTCCCCTGGTGATACTGGCGATATGCTCCGTCGGGGCCGGATGGATCCATTTGCCACACCTGACACAGGTATTACCGGCAACTATACTAAAACCTGCACATCCCGAGGAGATTATCTTCCAGTCTTTAGCCATACTTACCACCCTCCTGGGCATCATGACAGGATATATGCTGTATTATCTCTATCCGCACACAATCAGGGAATGGAAGGAGTCGGAAGGCTTAATGGCGGTCAGGAACTTCTTTTATGCTGGCTGGAAATTTGACCAGTTATATGAAATATTGTTTGTCAGACCGTTTGTCTATATCACGCAGGTGAACAGAAATGACGTGACAGACAAAATTTACAGCGGCATTGCGGCAATCCATATACAACTGAACAAATTCCTTTCCGTATCTCAGAATGGTTCCCTCCGCTGGTATGTAGCGGGTGTGCTGATAGGTATCTTATTCATCATCACTTTACAAATATTACGATGA